Within Mongoliitalea daihaiensis, the genomic segment TAGAAGAATTACCTTACCCAAGTAAAAGGCTGTTGGGTTCGGATTAATTTGTAGTATTTGTGTAAAATAGAATTTCCCTGGGGTATCATATTGAGGCAAGCTCCCTTTTACAAATTCCTTGGGAGTGTTGACAAGGAATGCTCCAAGATCATAGACCAAGGTATGTTCAGGATAAGTTCTTAAATCAATAATGAGCCCATTTGTTGATTGAATTTTCTCAAAAGCAGACGCCAACTCAGTAGGAGTTAATTTTTTGATATTCAAGTAAGCAATATTAGGAGTTAGCATTTTAAATGTCTCTGGATCTGGATTTTTATTCGCATAAATCGAATAGAATGAATTTGCATGGATAAAATCCATAATTGCTAATCCTTTTTGTTCAAAAGTGATAGTTGATGATTTCGTTTTGCTCCTAAGAATTTGCCAAGCCATATCTCTTTTTAATGCAGCTTCATTAGAGGCTGGAAAAAATGGTCTCATGCTGTCCACAATACTATGAATTTCTTTGCCATTGAAATGGCTGATCACCACACCACGTAGATGGGATAAGCTATCTACCAATGGCTTGGTTATAACTAAATTGTTTCCAAAAAAATCCACTTTGAATGGTGGGTAATAGTCTCCCCGAAGCTCTCGGTCAATCAATCTTGTATTCAAACTTGCATGGCTGTCATTAATCGTCGTGATTAACTGAAGTAAGGCTAATTCATATTCGAGTGCATTTCTGGCATTTAGAAAAACAGGGATAAAGGTTTTTAAGACAATATTCCAATCTTCATCGATAAGATGTTTATAAGGAAAGAAATATTCAATTACTCCCCAATATCTAAAAAGGGCAAGTAGTCTAAACCCGTCATCAGGGTATGTAAATTGTTTGTAATCCAACTCATTTGTAAAGACAGGGGCAGGACCATAATCTGCTGGCCCGACATAAAACTTTTCCTCGCTGATTCTATTTTGAAAAATCCATTTTAAAGCTGTTTTTACCTCATTTGAAATATTTTCCTGCTCAATCCAATCAAAATTTCCAAGAGATAAAGAGTCAGGAGATACTTCAACACAAGGGGCACATGTTGGTACAGTTCCTAAATTTTTGATCCATTTTAAAAAAGATTGGTCTCTCTGATTATCATTTTTTGCTTCAAGTATTTCAGGTAACACCCTAAATAGTTCATAGTCCCAATTAAACTTACCTGCATTTACCTCGGGATGATAGTACTTTAAGAAAGACCATATTTTGGCAGTGATTGCCAAGTTGTTTATTTGCTGGTCCGTGATCGGGCTCAAAAAAATTTTAGATCCTTTATCAAAAATAGTATCCAATTCAAAAATTTCTGGTCTCAAATTAGGTATTTCGAAGTTATTGATATCCTTGCCATCTATTTGAACCTTAAAGTCATCAAACCAAGCTGTTCCTTTTCCTTGAATAATACCGGCTATTGTTAAATTATCCTTTCCAAATCCAAGAGGTAAAGATATTTGGTAAGTACTCCAATCTTTAGTTCCACTCAGATTTAGGTCTTGAAGATTTTCAAAGTGTATGGTATTTCCATTTTCTTCAACTCTAAGGATTAAACCAACAAAACCTGCTGTAATATTTTCAAATCGGATTTTCGCCTCTAATCGAACACTGTCACCTATTATTCCTTTAATTGGGATTTTATAAACTATTCCACCAAAAGACTCTTCATCCGAAATTGATGAAATTTTACCCGAGTATTTTCCTTCATAAGAAAATGTAGAGTCGATTTCTACCTTTTTATCTCCCCAAGTACTCCAACCATCTGATAAATCCGATTTATTAGTCCAAACTTCAAACCCTAAATTATGTTGAGGTTGTGAGGCAGGACCTTTAGATGTGCAGTTTTGAAGCACGAACGGAGAAAATAAAAAATAGAAGCAAATTTTTACAAGTGAATTCTTATACATCAAACAGTTTTTGAAGCAATATTAAAATGGATTTCTCAATGAATATATGGGGTAAGCTAAGCTCAAATGTAAGATTATTTCAACACCATCTCCACTCTCCTGTTTTTGCTTTTACCTTCTTCTGAGGTGTTGGCTGAAACTGGAGAGAGAGAAGATACGCCATAACCTTTTAATCTATTTGCAGCAATTTGATAATTCTCAATTAAATAGTTAACCACTGCTTCAGCTCTTTTTTCGGATAATTGTTGATTGTGTTCGAAAGCCCCAGTGTTGTCGGTATGACCTACTATAAAGACATTGACTTGTGGGTTCGATTTCAAATAGTTAGCCATTTGTTCTAAAGTTTCCTTGGACTCAGGCTTGATTGCTGATTTGTCGGAATCGAAAAAGATCCCATAAAAAGTAGCCTTACCATTGGCCTTCATTTCTTTGGCGATATCTTCAGCAGATAGGACAATATATTGATTCATCGATTCTTCTTTGACAGTGCTAACCGAGAAAGTTCCGCTTTGGTCGCTTTGTACCTGTATCCACCAAGTATCACCGCCAGATTTTAGGGTAAGTAACACCACTGATTTTGATTCATTAATTACTGTGCCACCCTTGGATGCAACAGCTTGGATATAATTTTGAAAAATCATGGCGTTAGAAGGTCTTTTTTCCCAATCTCCATCGAAGCTGTAATAGGTTTTTAAAAAATATCCTGCTTTTTCATATTGTATCCAAGTCCCATCTTTATCAGTAAACTCCATCTTTATTTTATCATATTCTTTTTCCTCACAACCCGAAATACTGTGATTGGGAAGGATATTGAAAAGTGGATGAGGATCACAGGGCGTTTGAGAAAAGAATACTTGAAAAATAAGGCTCAAGAGCGTATTTATCATTATAAAAATAGCCATAATTCAGTTGTTTTTCATTAATTAATTTGATTTCATTTATCTCAAGCGAACCTATTTTTCCAATAACAAAAGATCTGTCCAAACAAGTTATTCACCTATCCGTGTCAATGAGTTTTTTTGAGTCCGTTCATTGAGGTAGGTTTTAAAATTATATCACCTTTTTTCACTTGAACTTCTCAATAATATCACTTTCATCATATAAATCTTCTTCATCTTTTAAAAAGGAAAATGTATCTGACTTTTCAGCCATAGATCGGATTCCCTCAATTATTGATTGGTCCTCAAATTTTTTTAAAATGTAATCTGCGAAGTCTGCTACTTCGGCCACTTTTTCTTTTGGTAGCTTTTTTAATACCTGAATGGTTTTTGAGGTAATACTTTCTTTTGTCATAATCTTTACACTTGCTTAAATATAACGTTTTAAAAAAAAACTCTTCCAAAATTCGACATTTTTCTTTTTACTAATTGCTCAGGTTATGTGCGTTGCTATAAAAAAGGAGCCAGGATAGTCTCCCGGCTCCTAGATTAAATAACTCCAATCTTTATTGATTAATTGTTCTTAAACGACTTATCCGGATACGCAGGAGGGCTTGGTACTGGCCTTGGGTCTTTTTTGATCAATTCTTTCAGATGCTCAATGGCTGCTTCCAACTGTGCATCTTTTCCCTCAAAAGTTGCTTTGGGTAAATTGATTACCTCAATGTCCGGAATAAACCCTTCTCCCTCAATCAGCCATTCTCCTTCTTCTCCATAGACCCCCATCATAGGTGCTCGGGCCACACCGTTATCCGAAAGGGTGTTGACCCCAGATAACCACACTTCTCCGCCCCAGGTGCGGGCTCCAATACTTTGACCAAGTTCGAGTCTGCGGAAACCTTCGGCAAAAGCTTCTCCATCTGAAGCAGTGAATTCATCCACTAGCAATACCAAATGTCCTCGGAAGGCGTATTGCATGTTCCAGTAAGGTTCACCTTCGCGGTTTTTCCAGTAAAAGAAGGCTTCTCGCATCAATCTTGAAAGGATAAAACTATCAATATTTCCTCCTCTGTTATGCCTAACATCGATCACCAAACCTTGCTTTTTGAATTGAGGATAGAAGTCCCTGAACCATTGATTGACATCGCTTTCACCCATGGCGCGCAGGTGAACATAGCCAAAGGCACCATCAGAAGCTTTTTCTACTTCCAATCGACGACTATATTCCCAATCGTTGTAGCGGAGATTGGATTCGGCTCGGGAATTCATGGGGATGAGGATTTTATCATCCAAAGTCGCTCCTGTACTGCTTTTTAACGAAAGACGAATTTGCTTGCCAGCTTTGTCTCTCAAGAAGTAATTCAGGTCATAAGCTTCTGCAACTGCCTGACCATCTACGTGTGTAATGATGCTGCCCACGGGAATGTCAATATCTGGATGGGAAAGCGGGGATTGTTCATCCGGATAATCAGGGTCCGTTTGATAGATGTAGTCGATTTGGAATCCTTTTAAGGCGTCATTTTTGGACAGCCTCGCACCGAGCAAACCCATGTTTACTTGGTCTTGTCCTCTTCTTAGGTCTCCACCGCCAACACTTGCATGCAATACACTTAACTCACCGATCAACTCTCCCATCACATCCGAAAGTTCTGCACGAGTAGTTACGCGTTTTGCTAGGGGTAAGTATTTATCATACATCTTATCCCAATTGACTCCATGCATATTTGGGTCATAGTAGTAGTCCCGCTCCATTCTCCAAGCATCGGTGTACAATTGAGTCCAGTCTTCTCTTGGGTCTATGGAAAAGCTCCATTTGCTCAAATCCAATTTGAATTCAGCCAAATTGGAAATAGGGGAGGACTTAAGTTCCACCACATGATGGTTGCTTCCCACAGTCACCAACATATACTGGTTATTGGCCGAAGTGACAAACCTTCTGACATTATCGATGAAAGTCTTTGGTTCTACCTTCGAACCGATGGTAACCATCGTGATGTTGTTTTTACCATCATCGTTGACATCGTTCAGATAATAAAGGGTCTTGTCAGTTACAACCAGATTACGATAATTTCCCGCCGGAATAGGCACCTCTCTCAAGCGCTGCATCAGACCATCTTCCTCAATAGTTACTTTGACTGGACCCTCTGCTTTTTTCTCCTCTTGTTTTAGCTCATGATTGAAATGGAAAGGTGAGATCAATCCCTTTTTCAGAGATACATGATAAATCTTCATTTGCTTATGCCAATATGGTTCTGGCTGTCGGGTACCCCAAGGCGAACCAACTTTAGTTTGGAAGTTTCTATCAGATAGGAAATACAACCAATTTCCATCAGGGCTCCACTGTGGACTGACACTATTGGCCCGATCAGAAGTCATGGCAATACGTATGCCTGTAGCAAATTCGTAAGCGAAAATCTGGTTAAAGGTATTGGAAGCTGACTGAGAAAATGCCAGCCATTGGCTATCAGGCGACCAAGCCATGGATCCGTTGATTCCCTCTCTGTTAGTGGAGGGTTTCACTTGTTTGCCTGTAGCAAGCTCCAAAATCCATAAGTCTCTGTTCAAGTCCGTAAATGCAATTTTCTTTCCATCTGGCGAAGGTGTCAGATTGAAGCGAAGGGTGACGCCATCTTTGGTCAACTGTTTGCCTTTGTCTAATCCTTTGCTATCGTATTGATGAATTTCAAATTCCCCGCTTTCGTCAGAAAACACATAGATATTTTTACCATCTGGGGAAAAAACGGCATCTCTCATGCGTACGCCATCATTTCTATCCAAGCGAACAATTCTACCATCTTTTGCTGGCAGGACAAAGCTTCTTCCCCTTGCTGTCAAGGCAACTTGCTGTCCATCATTGCTTACAGAAATACCGGTGATGTAAGGTTCAGGATTGTTGATCCATTTTTCCCGCATTTGCTCAAAGTCCGAACTAAGTTGTATGGCTAGTTGCTGATCGGTATTGGAGGTCAGATTCATCACATGAATATCTGCTCCTACACGGTAAGCAAGGGAATTACCATGCAGGGAAAATTCTCGAACATCATAGGTCTCCTGTTTGGTATGTTGGCGAAGATCTGCTCCATCCAAAGTCATGGACCAGATATTTTGGATCCCATCACGGGAGGAAATGAAATACACCCTCCCTTGATGATACGTAGGATGGTGGTCTTCTCCTTTGTAATCTTTGGTCAGCTTGACGGCTTCGGGCGTGTTTTCTGTGTATTTCCACACCTGTCGGGCTGTCCCACCTTCATAGCGTTTGGTGACGTTATTATGAAAAGTTGGCCGAACGAAAAAGTAGGTGTTTCCATCTTCTGTAAAACTTCCCTCGGCAGCCATTTCTAAGGGAAGAATGGAGCGCTGTCCAGTCTGAATGTTGACAGTGACGGTTTGCAGTCGGGGTAAAGTGGCGTATTGATTGGTGGTGTAGGCTACTACTTCTGCCGATTTCCAAGCGGTTGGGATGGAGGATGCAGTTTCATAGGTTAATCTTTTGGGTAAGCCGCCATCAATTGGAATGATGTATACTTCTGTCGGTCCTTCATAGGATGCTGCATAGGCTACCCATTTCCCATCAGGAGAGATTTTGGGAGAGGATTCTTCCCCATGATGGGTTGTGAGTCGGGTGGCTTTTCCTCCATTGGTAGATACTTTCCATAAGTCCCCTTCGGAAACAAACACGATGAGCTCTCCATGAATATCAGGATGCATGTAGTAGCCCACTTCTTGGGCTTGCATACTTCCCATCAAGAAGAAAGCAACGATAAACTTGAACACTAGTTTCATATAAGCTTGAGGTTAGAATTTCAAGCCAATAAGTTACTCTTTCAAGTCTTTGGAAGCAAAAGCAATGGGATAAAGCTTCAAAAAACGATGTAAAGAGCCTATTCTTCTGGATTGATATGAGCCATTACCATTTTTAAACTCCCATAATCGTATTTACCTGGATATTCCTGCCTGATTTGTGCCAAGTCAAATTGATGCATCACAATCACATTCCGAAGTTCTTCGATATATTCTGGAGTAAAATGCTGCTCAATCTCTATCCGCCCTTCTGTAATCCCTTTGGCCAAATGACTTTTGATGGTGGACTCTGCCAATCCTCTCATTTCAGCGATTTGGAGAAAGGTAAGCCCTTCATCATGCAGAGCATAGGTGATTTCATAGGTTTCCCCTTTGGCTTTCTTTAGATTGGGACCATCTTCTTTCTTCTTTTTTCCAGTTTTGTTTTTGGCAAATTTTGGATTGGCAATCGCTTCTTCTTTGGCTTTGGTACGCATTTCCTTGGTTTGATTGGAGAGCTCCCGAGAGAAGTTCTCCATTTTAGGAATTTCCTCTCCATTGATGATGCAGGCTACCAAGGTCTTGGTACGAGCGATTTCCAGTAATTTTCTGAAAATTAGCAATTCAATTTCCGCTAATTTCTCAAGGTATTGCTTGGTTTGACTAAATCGCTCTACCTCGGCCATGTGCTTGTATAAAGTTTTCAGTGCTTCTGTCAAAAATGTCTGGTAATAAGCACTGCCTTTTTCTAGGCGCTCCGAGAGATGGTCTATT encodes:
- a CDS encoding S41 family peptidase, which gives rise to MYKNSLVKICFYFLFSPFVLQNCTSKGPASQPQHNLGFEVWTNKSDLSDGWSTWGDKKVEIDSTFSYEGKYSGKISSISDEESFGGIVYKIPIKGIIGDSVRLEAKIRFENITAGFVGLILRVEENGNTIHFENLQDLNLSGTKDWSTYQISLPLGFGKDNLTIAGIIQGKGTAWFDDFKVQIDGKDINNFEIPNLRPEIFELDTIFDKGSKIFLSPITDQQINNLAITAKIWSFLKYYHPEVNAGKFNWDYELFRVLPEILEAKNDNQRDQSFLKWIKNLGTVPTCAPCVEVSPDSLSLGNFDWIEQENISNEVKTALKWIFQNRISEEKFYVGPADYGPAPVFTNELDYKQFTYPDDGFRLLALFRYWGVIEYFFPYKHLIDEDWNIVLKTFIPVFLNARNALEYELALLQLITTINDSHASLNTRLIDRELRGDYYPPFKVDFFGNNLVITKPLVDSLSHLRGVVISHFNGKEIHSIVDSMRPFFPASNEAALKRDMAWQILRSKTKSSTITFEQKGLAIMDFIHANSFYSIYANKNPDPETFKMLTPNIAYLNIKKLTPTELASAFEKIQSTNGLIIDLRTYPEHTLVYDLGAFLVNTPKEFVKGSLPQYDTPGKFYFTQILQINPNPTAFYLGKVILLVDENTQSAPEFHTMGLQVGENVMTIGSQTAGADGNVASIKIPGGYSTFFSGVGIYYPDGTETQRVGIKIDLEVKPTIQGVREGRDEVLEKAIELLKK
- a CDS encoding OmpA family protein; the protein is MAIFIMINTLLSLIFQVFFSQTPCDPHPLFNILPNHSISGCEEKEYDKIKMEFTDKDGTWIQYEKAGYFLKTYYSFDGDWEKRPSNAMIFQNYIQAVASKGGTVINESKSVVLLTLKSGGDTWWIQVQSDQSGTFSVSTVKEESMNQYIVLSAEDIAKEMKANGKATFYGIFFDSDKSAIKPESKETLEQMANYLKSNPQVNVFIVGHTDNTGAFEHNQQLSEKRAEAVVNYLIENYQIAANRLKGYGVSSLSPVSANTSEEGKSKNRRVEMVLK
- a CDS encoding S41 family peptidase; the encoded protein is MKLVFKFIVAFFLMGSMQAQEVGYYMHPDIHGELIVFVSEGDLWKVSTNGGKATRLTTHHGEESSPKISPDGKWVAYAASYEGPTEVYIIPIDGGLPKRLTYETASSIPTAWKSAEVVAYTTNQYATLPRLQTVTVNIQTGQRSILPLEMAAEGSFTEDGNTYFFVRPTFHNNVTKRYEGGTARQVWKYTENTPEAVKLTKDYKGEDHHPTYHQGRVYFISSRDGIQNIWSMTLDGADLRQHTKQETYDVREFSLHGNSLAYRVGADIHVMNLTSNTDQQLAIQLSSDFEQMREKWINNPEPYITGISVSNDGQQVALTARGRSFVLPAKDGRIVRLDRNDGVRMRDAVFSPDGKNIYVFSDESGEFEIHQYDSKGLDKGKQLTKDGVTLRFNLTPSPDGKKIAFTDLNRDLWILELATGKQVKPSTNREGINGSMAWSPDSQWLAFSQSASNTFNQIFAYEFATGIRIAMTSDRANSVSPQWSPDGNWLYFLSDRNFQTKVGSPWGTRQPEPYWHKQMKIYHVSLKKGLISPFHFNHELKQEEKKAEGPVKVTIEEDGLMQRLREVPIPAGNYRNLVVTDKTLYYLNDVNDDGKNNITMVTIGSKVEPKTFIDNVRRFVTSANNQYMLVTVGSNHHVVELKSSPISNLAEFKLDLSKWSFSIDPREDWTQLYTDAWRMERDYYYDPNMHGVNWDKMYDKYLPLAKRVTTRAELSDVMGELIGELSVLHASVGGGDLRRGQDQVNMGLLGARLSKNDALKGFQIDYIYQTDPDYPDEQSPLSHPDIDIPVGSIITHVDGQAVAEAYDLNYFLRDKAGKQIRLSLKSSTGATLDDKILIPMNSRAESNLRYNDWEYSRRLEVEKASDGAFGYVHLRAMGESDVNQWFRDFYPQFKKQGLVIDVRHNRGGNIDSFILSRLMREAFFYWKNREGEPYWNMQYAFRGHLVLLVDEFTASDGEAFAEGFRRLELGQSIGARTWGGEVWLSGVNTLSDNGVARAPMMGVYGEEGEWLIEGEGFIPDIEVINLPKATFEGKDAQLEAAIEHLKELIKKDPRPVPSPPAYPDKSFKNN